One Mycolicibacterium crocinum DNA window includes the following coding sequences:
- a CDS encoding ecdysteroid 22-kinase family protein gives MQTNDIVIERPSDLTAHWLAATLGVPVTGFTVDRIGTGQMSECYRVGLTYDDGAAGPASVVLKVAATDPTSRQTGLALGLYEREVKFYSDVAPRLGGPIAECYHTSYDPQTGIFALLLDDAAPAEVGNEIRGATIADATLALTELGRLHAPVIGSESLAEAEWLVRAAPLNQALVGQLWSGFANRYGDAITPDQRLVCERLVTGFDAYMADESVPERIKGLVHGDYRLDNMLFGRPGSKRDLTVVDWQTVTWGPAMTDVAYFIGCALTIEDRRAHYDELLRAYHQGLGPDSAITGDQVREGVRRQSFAGVMMAVVSSMLVERTERGDEMFLTMLDRHTSHVLDTGALDILPPPAAVAALTPDPADEGAHQPGDEPLWNESWYWDFADPAQGVGGWLRLGLVPNQNVAWINALVCGPDMPTVALVDFEAPLPADPAVARADGAELRHGAITPLQTYRVEARGTAQEYNDPSALLRGEPGRPVELAIDLTWTTAGTPYAYRITTRYEIPCTVTGTVSIDGRVHQLEAVPGQRDHSHGVRDWWSMDWVWSALHLDDGTHLHGVDLRIPGMDPISVGYIQRAGEPVTETTTVTAEATFSDNGLPLTTTIDYLPGPVQTTVDVRGHAPVRLVAPEGQVSFFPRAWVTVETADGRTGSGWVEWNRNL, from the coding sequence GTGCAGACCAACGACATCGTCATCGAACGCCCGAGTGACCTGACCGCCCATTGGCTGGCCGCCACCCTCGGAGTTCCGGTGACAGGGTTCACCGTCGACCGCATCGGCACCGGGCAGATGAGCGAGTGTTATCGGGTCGGACTCACCTACGACGACGGCGCTGCCGGTCCCGCCTCGGTGGTCCTGAAGGTCGCCGCCACAGATCCGACGAGCAGGCAGACCGGGCTCGCGCTGGGGCTGTACGAGCGCGAGGTCAAGTTCTACTCCGACGTGGCGCCACGGCTCGGCGGTCCGATCGCCGAGTGCTACCACACCTCCTATGACCCGCAGACGGGCATTTTCGCGCTGCTCCTCGACGACGCGGCCCCCGCCGAGGTCGGTAACGAAATCCGCGGTGCCACAATCGCCGACGCCACCCTGGCGTTGACCGAACTCGGCCGTCTGCATGCCCCGGTGATCGGCAGCGAGAGTCTGGCCGAGGCCGAATGGCTCGTTCGGGCGGCCCCGCTGAACCAGGCCCTCGTCGGCCAGCTGTGGTCCGGCTTCGCCAACCGGTACGGCGATGCGATCACCCCCGACCAACGCCTCGTGTGCGAACGACTGGTCACCGGCTTCGACGCCTACATGGCCGACGAATCGGTGCCGGAGCGGATCAAAGGCCTGGTGCACGGCGACTACCGGCTGGACAACATGCTGTTCGGTCGCCCCGGCTCCAAACGTGACCTCACCGTGGTGGACTGGCAGACCGTCACCTGGGGCCCGGCCATGACCGACGTGGCCTATTTCATCGGCTGCGCGCTCACCATCGAGGATCGCCGGGCCCACTACGACGAGCTGCTGCGTGCGTATCACCAAGGGCTCGGCCCTGATTCGGCCATTACCGGAGACCAGGTCCGCGAGGGTGTCCGTCGTCAAAGCTTCGCGGGCGTGATGATGGCGGTGGTCTCGTCGATGCTCGTGGAGCGGACCGAGCGCGGTGACGAGATGTTTCTGACGATGCTGGATCGGCACACCAGCCATGTCCTGGACACCGGCGCACTCGACATCCTGCCGCCGCCCGCCGCCGTGGCCGCGTTGACGCCCGACCCGGCCGACGAGGGCGCCCATCAACCCGGTGATGAGCCGCTCTGGAACGAAAGCTGGTACTGGGACTTCGCCGATCCGGCACAGGGCGTCGGCGGCTGGCTGCGGCTCGGGCTGGTGCCCAATCAGAACGTGGCGTGGATCAACGCGCTGGTGTGCGGTCCCGACATGCCCACGGTCGCCCTGGTCGACTTCGAGGCGCCGCTACCCGCCGATCCCGCGGTGGCGCGGGCCGATGGTGCCGAATTGCGTCACGGCGCCATCACTCCGCTGCAGACCTACCGTGTGGAGGCGCGCGGCACCGCACAGGAATACAACGATCCGTCGGCGCTGCTGCGCGGCGAGCCGGGCCGGCCCGTCGAGTTGGCCATCGACCTCACCTGGACGACGGCGGGCACGCCGTATGCGTATCGCATCACCACGCGCTACGAGATACCGTGCACGGTTACCGGAACCGTCAGCATCGACGGACGGGTCCACCAGCTCGAGGCGGTTCCCGGACAGCGCGACCACTCCCACGGGGTGCGCGACTGGTGGAGCATGGACTGGGTCTGGAGCGCACTGCACCTCGACGACGGCACCCACCTGCACGGCGTCGACCTCCGGATCCCCGGGATGGACCCGATCAGTGTCGGCTATATCCAGCGTGCCGGCGAGCCGGTCACCGAGACGACGACGGTGACTGCGGAAGCGACGTTCTCCGACAATGGATTACCGTTGACCACCACGATCGACTACCTTCCCGGCCCGGTCCAGACGACCGTCGACGTCCGCGGTCACGCGCCCGTTCGGTTGGTGGCTCCGGAGGGTCAGGTCAGTTTCTTTCCGCGGGCGTGGGTCACCGTCGAGACGGCGGACGGCAGGACCGGTTCGGGTTGGGTGGAGTGGAACCGCAACCTGTGA
- a CDS encoding carboxylesterase/lipase family protein: MHEHTVRATTRSGIVEGFVRNGVNRWRSIPYARPPVGALRFRAPAPPQPWRGVRYCHGFANCAPQQRRYTMLGVGKYQPMGEDCLTLNVVTPQWSGSEPDRAPLPVMFFIHGGGYLMGSSATPLYDGAALARRGCVYVSVNYRLGALGCVDLSSLSTPDTPIDSNLFLRDLVMALRWVRDNIGAFGGDPGNVTIFGESAGAHAVATLLAVPEAEGLFAQAISESPASGLVSGPETAAKIAGKFAKLLGAGGDDAAETLMRARPRDLVVALDTLLTESMTEMDGAFSLGPTYGDDVLPDDPVAAMRRGAAHKVPLIVGTNADEGKLFTRFMKLLPTTESAIERLLAGAEPEARQRITAAYPGYPRPEACVQLGGDFAFGTAAWQIAEAHSPHAPTYVYRYDYAPRTLHWSGLGATHATELLAVFDIYRTRFGSALTAAMDRRSALRVSRDVQNRWRHFGRAGVPGEDWPRYTESERPVLVFDRHTRVDYDPHPHRREAWAGFSLAGR, encoded by the coding sequence ATGCACGAACACACCGTCCGCGCCACCACGCGCAGCGGCATCGTCGAGGGGTTCGTCCGCAACGGGGTCAACAGGTGGCGTTCCATCCCTTACGCCCGCCCGCCGGTAGGTGCGTTGCGCTTCCGCGCGCCTGCGCCCCCGCAGCCGTGGCGTGGCGTCCGGTACTGCCACGGCTTCGCCAACTGTGCACCTCAGCAGCGCCGCTACACGATGTTGGGAGTGGGCAAGTACCAGCCGATGGGCGAGGACTGCCTGACTCTCAACGTCGTCACGCCGCAGTGGTCGGGGAGCGAGCCGGACCGCGCGCCGTTACCGGTGATGTTCTTCATCCACGGCGGCGGTTACCTCATGGGCAGTTCGGCAACCCCGCTCTATGACGGTGCCGCCCTGGCCCGGCGCGGGTGCGTCTATGTCTCGGTCAATTACCGCCTCGGGGCTCTCGGCTGCGTGGACCTGTCCTCGCTGTCCACGCCGGATACCCCGATCGACAGCAATCTGTTCCTGCGCGACCTCGTGATGGCCCTGCGCTGGGTGCGCGACAACATCGGTGCGTTCGGTGGCGACCCCGGCAACGTGACGATCTTCGGTGAGAGCGCCGGCGCCCATGCCGTCGCGACCCTGCTGGCCGTTCCCGAAGCGGAAGGCCTTTTCGCCCAAGCTATTTCCGAGAGTCCCGCGTCCGGGCTGGTGAGCGGACCGGAGACGGCGGCCAAGATCGCGGGCAAGTTCGCCAAGCTGCTCGGCGCCGGCGGTGACGATGCCGCGGAAACTCTGATGCGGGCCCGGCCACGGGATCTGGTCGTGGCGCTGGACACCCTGCTCACCGAGAGCATGACCGAGATGGACGGGGCGTTCTCGCTCGGGCCGACCTACGGTGACGACGTCCTGCCCGACGACCCGGTGGCGGCCATGCGACGGGGCGCCGCCCACAAGGTGCCGCTGATCGTGGGCACCAACGCCGACGAAGGCAAGCTGTTCACCCGGTTCATGAAGCTGCTACCGACCACCGAGTCGGCCATTGAGCGACTGCTGGCCGGCGCGGAACCCGAAGCGCGACAACGTATCACCGCCGCTTACCCGGGCTATCCGCGTCCGGAGGCCTGTGTGCAGCTCGGTGGCGACTTCGCGTTCGGCACGGCCGCGTGGCAGATCGCCGAAGCGCACAGCCCGCATGCACCCACGTACGTGTACCGCTACGACTATGCGCCGCGCACCCTGCACTGGTCCGGTCTCGGGGCCACGCATGCCACCGAATTGCTGGCCGTCTTCGACATCTACCGCACGCGATTCGGCTCGGCGCTGACCGCGGCCATGGACCGCCGTTCGGCGCTGCGGGTGAGCCGCGACGTGCAGAACCGGTGGCGCCACTTCGGCCGCGCCGGTGTGCCGGGGGAGGATTGGCCCCGCTACACCGAATCGGAGCGTCCGGTGCTGGTGTTCGACCGGCACACCCGCGTCGACTACGACCCGCATCCCCATCGGCGCGAGGCGTGGGCGGGCTTCTCGTTGGCCGGCCGTTAG